Proteins encoded by one window of Juglans regia cultivar Chandler chromosome 15, Walnut 2.0, whole genome shotgun sequence:
- the LOC109001291 gene encoding glutamine--fructose-6-phosphate aminotransferase [isomerizing] 2, with the protein MCGIFAYLNYNVNKERRYILQVLFNGLRRLEYRGYDSAGVSIDSSSSDSSSSSSSQNYIFCPPPLVFRREGNIESLVKSVYQEVSETDLNLEESFSIHAGIAHTRWATHGEPAPRNSHPQSSGDGNEFLVVHNGVITNYEVLKETLVRHGFTFESETDTEVIPKLAKFVFDKANEEDDQTVTFSQVVLEVMRHLEGAYALIFKSRHYPNELIACKRGSPLLLGVKELMEGRSNGSAFHDEKFLSKNDFPKELFLSSDANALVEHTKKVLVIEDGEVVHLKDGGVSILKFDDDKGKHGRSLSRPASVQRALSVLEMEVEQINKGNYEHYMQKEIHEQPESLKTTMRGRLIRGGSCKAKTVLLGGLKDHLKTIRRSRRIVFIGCGTSYNAALAARPILEELSGVPVTMEIASDLLDRQGPIYREDTAVFVSQSGETADTLLALEYALENGALCVGITNTVGSAIARHTHCGIHINAGCEIGVASTKAYTSQIVVMAMLALAIGGDTISNQARREAIIDGLFDLPNNVREVLKLDQEMKDLAKLLVAEQSLLVFGRGYNYATALEGALKVKEVALMHSEGILAGEMKHGPLALVDENLPIVVIATRDACFSKQQSVIQQLHARKGRLIVMCSKGDANAVGPGGSCRVIEVPQVEDCLQPVVNIIPLQLLAYHLTVLRGFNVDQPRNLAKSVTTQ; encoded by the exons ATGTGTGGGATATTTGCGTATTTGAATTACAACGTGAACAAGGAGAGGCGATATATTCTGCAGGTACTCTTCAACGGTCTCAGGCGTTTGGAGTACAGAGGCTACGATTCCGCCGGCGTTTCCATCGACTCGTCCTCCTCCGACAGTTCCTCATCATCATCGTCCCAAAATTATATCTTCTGTCCTCCTCCCCTCGTCTTTCGCCGCGAGGGAAACATCGAGTCTCTCGTCAAATCCGTCTACCAAG aGGTTTCTGAAACGGATTTAAATTTGGAGGAATCTTTTTCCATCCATGCTGGCATAGCACACACCCGGTGGGCAACTCATGGAGAGCCTGCCCCACGTAATAGTCATCCTCAGAGCTCTGGTGATGGAAACGAGTTCTTGGTCGTTCATAATGGAGTTATTACTAACTATGAG GTCTTAAAGGAGACACTAGTCCGACATGGGTTCACCTTTGAATCTGAAACAGATACAGAAGTCATTCCAAAGCTTGCCAAATTCGTTTTTGACAAAGCAAATGAAGAAG ATGACCAGACTGTTACATTTAGTCAAGTGGTGCTTGAAGTTATGAGGCATCTTGAAGGAGCCTATGCGCTTATTTTCAAAAGCCGGCATTATCCAAATGAATTGATTGCTTGCAAACGCGGCAGCCCATTGCTCCTAGGTGTCAAG GAATTAATGGAAGGCAGGAGCAATGGATCAGCATTTCATGATGAGAAATTCCTGTCAAAGAATGATTTCCCCAAAGAACTTTTCTTATCCAGTGATGCCAATGCTCTAGTTGAACACACAAAGAAAGTTTTGGTAATTGAGGATGGTGAAGTTGTTCATCTCAAG GATGGAGGAGTATCAATACTCAAGTTTGATGATGACAAGGGAAAACATGGCCGTTCCCTTTCTAGGCCTGCTTCAGTTCAACGTGCATTATCTGTTCTTGAGATGGAGgttgaacaaataaataaaggaaattaTGAGCATTATATGCAGAAAGAAATTCATGAACAACCGGAATCTTTGAAAACCACGATGAGGGGGAGACTTATACGTGGAGGCTCCTGCAAAGCCAAGACCGTTCTTTTGGGTGGGCTGAAGGATCACCTTAAAACAATTAGGCGAAGTAGGCGGATTGTTTTTATTGGTTGTGGAACAAGCTACAATGCTGCTTTAGCTGCAAGACCCATCTTGGAAGAACTTTCTG GCGTCCCTGTTACGATGGAAATTGCTAGTGATCTCTTGGATAGACAAGGACCAATTTACAGAGAAGATACAGCTGTTTTTGTTAGTCAATCTGGTGAAACTGCAGATACTTTGCTTGCATTGGAATATGCTTTAGAAAATGGTGCATTATGTGTTGGCATAACCAATACTGTTGGTAGTGCAATAGCCAGGCATACACATTGTGGCATTCATATAAATGCTGGTTGTGAGATTGGCGTGGCCAGTACCaag GCATACACAAGTCAAATAGTAGTGATGGCCATGTTAGCACTAGCAATAGGAGGTGATACAATTTCCAATCAAGCAAGAAGAGAGGCTATAATAGATGGCCTATTTGACTTGCCAA ACAATGTCAGAGAGGTGTTGAAGCTTGaccaagaaatgaaggatcttGCAAAACTATTGGTTGCTGAGCAGTCACTCCTTGTGTTTGGGAGAGGCTACAATTATGCAACAGCTCTGGAGGGTGCTTTGAAAGTGAAGGAAGTGGCACTTATGCATAGTGAAGGAATACTTGCTGGTGAAATGAAACACGGTCCTTTGGCTTTAGTTGATGAAAATCTCCCTATTGTTGTGATTGCCACCCGTGATGCTTGCTTCAG CAAGCAGCAGTCTGTCATTCAGCAACTTCATGCCCGTAAAGGTCGCCTAATAGTGATGTGTTCAAAAGGAGATGCTAATGCTGTAGGCCCCGGGGGATCTTGTCGAGTAATAGAGGTTCCCCAGGTTGAGGATTGTCTTCAACCTGTAGTTAATATAATTCCGTTACAG TTGTTGGCTTATCATCTCACGGTTTTGAGGGGGTTCAACGTTGATCAGCCTCGGAATCTCGCTAAGAGTGTGACAACCCAGTAA